CTGAAAATTGAGAAATTACTATTCGCGGATGGGTGACGCGCCATGGAGAGTTCtttgtgtaaatttttttttttttacacggtATATTTGCTTTAGTAATACTCTACTGGAGTATCAGGGCAACTGTCATCTGAGAGGTCCCTGCATGTAAAGGGTGGGGGAATGTACGGTGGTGGTGTGCACCTCAGCAATGCCCAATTGACCCCTTGAAAAAAGGGGTGGTGTTTGATTGCAGCAGCTCCCATGGTAGATCCCATTCGCCTTGTAGGGTCTTTCACTAACAAACCAGCTATGAGGTCCTTGACGGGACCCCCAACGGGTGGATCCTTGGGGAATTCAAGTGCCCGGGCCACTATGTTCGCCAATGTCATCTCATTGTCTCCTCCCTTGAAGGGTGTCACTCCATATAGGAGTTCAAACACAAATATCCCCAGCGTCCACCAATCCACCGCACTGCCATGGCCTTCCCCTGAGACTATCTCGGGTGCCAGGTACTCGTGGGTCCCAACGAATGACATGGACCGCACGTCCACAGGCTCTGATACAAACTCTGGCACACCACGATTGCGGCCTGGCTTCTTCTTGCGCTTGCGTTTGGGGTGGAAGCAAGAGACTGCAGGGACGATGCAGTTGGGGAGAATGCATGATGTCGATGCGAACGGAGGTGGGTCGGTAGAGTAGTCGTTGCAAGTGTTAGAGGGCATCGGGATCGGGTTGGTGACGATCTGTGCAGTGGATGCCGGATTGTCACATTTCAGCGAGAGATCGAAATCCGTCAACATGATGTGACCATCCGCTCTCACGAGCACGTTTTCAGGCTTCAGATCACGGTAGACAATCCCCATCATGTGGACGTATTCAAGAGCTACAATAATCTCTGATGCATAGAACCTGGAATTAGCGGTACATAAGGTTAAACTAAGACAAATTTACTAAGATAAATATCCATCGTCCATCATAGGTTCACCCTACGACCGAAGATAATACAAAGTTTGAGCAAccagtgtggggtccaccgtaatcgATTGCTTGTTTGCTGCAAGTTGCTGGCACTTTCCAGTGGAGCCAACCagatgatcaattttatttttccataCACGTGTGAAATCAAAAACTTTTTTTTAGgggagaaatgatcacatacatggCTGCATGTGAACTTTCTTCCACACCCATTTCTTTCCCCCGATGTATTCACATGTTTTGGAGAAAAGGTGAGCCACGTTGTGATGACACAATGAGTTGTACCATTACCTGTCCATTGATTTTGGGATTGGgtactggtgtggtccacccattgAATTTATCCACCTGATTTTCATGCTATGGTCCACCTCTTCCACGGAATGGATATTCGACAGATGTCACCCACTAGCGGAAAGATATGACTGCACGTACAACCAACCAGTGTATGTGATGGCCTCTCCTCTTGGGAATTTCCATTTGCACACACGCTTACTGATGACCCTATCTCTCTGCTTTTTGGTTATGCCATAGTACAAAGTAGAAAGCATGGGTGCCACTATCAATCAAGTGGGTGCAGATACCAATTCCCTTTCTTTTATTCCGTACCCTTTTCTTTAATTACTCTTCTGTGGCTGCCAATGTGGCAGAGCGGTGGGTGATCCGGGACGTTTATCGGGTAGGATTCACCGTGCATCTCCTGCAGACCGAAACTCAGGCCAGTTCTGTACATCCAATATGGACCATTGGTCCATTTACTCAACCTTAGGGTTATTTCAAACTTCCATCGTATGAATGGGCCAGCCTGATTTATCTACCAAACCATGCATGGTGGGAGCACCAAATGAACTATCGGGATCTCATGCACATGTGCCAAAGTGACAGGTGTGGTTGAGTAGTGGTACAGATAATTTA
This region of Magnolia sinica isolate HGM2019 chromosome 1, MsV1, whole genome shotgun sequence genomic DNA includes:
- the LOC131251190 gene encoding serine/threonine-protein kinase D6PKL2, encoding MEHPAPAPAPAPAQAPAQAQAQQPCVDDLSDDLQSMSFSSSTDITSSSSDTITTTTTYTSIRAHTSDDACWDAIRRSKSETGGALGMSDLRFLQRLGSGDIGSVYLAELKCAEGYMFAAKVMNKKELAGRNKEGRARTEREILDMLDHPFLPTLYAAMENGKWSCLLTEFCTGGDLHVLRQRQPGKRFDESAVRFYASEIIVALEYVHMMGIVYRDLKPENVLVRADGHIMLTDFDLSLKCDNPASTAQIVTNPIPMPSNTCNDYSTDPPPFASTSCILPNCIVPAVSCFHPKRKRKKKPGRNRGVPEFVSEPVDVRSMSFVGTHEYLAPEIVSGEGHGSAVDWWTLGIFVFELLYGVTPFKGGDNEMTLANIVARALEFPKDPPVGGPVKDLIAGLLVKDPTRRMGSTMGAAAIKHHPFFQGVNWALLRCTPPPYIPPPFTCRDLSDDSCPDTPVEYY